In Nerophis lumbriciformis linkage group LG01, RoL_Nlum_v2.1, whole genome shotgun sequence, the genomic stretch ggtgtatacctgctaaattacctTACATTGctaactacattttagaagaaaaaaatatgtttgcaaATATtgtcaaatgagttatttacacaaaaagattttgtaaatgtttatttacataccttaattgtttccaaacggagtctgtaacagggcagtaaaacggctgatcaaacaaaacagaagtcatcgtcatggacccacgagctacgcaagctagctctccaataagctaaacagactcggtaactccacggtgacgttttggtgaatttactgaggaatttgtgaaacggaaacaatacaaaaataatgccattataagctaataatactaacacagacactcgtgaacgtgttagcatattagctaatgctaacgatgccagcttggttacattacgatagcgagtacaaatatgcatgaaaacactcctacagccatcacacatgggacgctttagtaagtaataattgttttagttatattgtaaaacttataaatgttgcttggagtgatgaaagaagaatccatacaagtagaaacgctatggacgactagaagtTTAAGTGtctgcatgtgttttatgaaaactatttgcattagaaGAAAAATCCATcagttagctgcaccgttttataagctgcagaatcaaagcgtaggaaaacatgtagtggcttatagtctgaaATTTATAGtgtctaaaaaagctagcattctaatattatcatgattaaatgctaactgtaacatgcgtaaAGTACCaatatatattactctgaggtgtgtacctgaaaaaggtgtttaaaatgctagcctgctaacgttagcatgcatcaagtaccaaaatatgactgatgtGTAAACCTACAAATtagcctaaaaaaaaaagctagcatactaacgttagcttgctaacaggtatcattcgttacATGACCAAATATTTGACGCCGAGGTGTATATCTGTAAACCTAGCAAATAAGATAGCATGTTAATATTAGAATGCCAGCCATTGTGTCGCGGGCGGCAAAAAAATTAGCTTTGGTTTAGCACTTTTGAACCTATCAATATTTGTATTGACATTGTCATCATATTTTTGTGAACACTTCCCCTGTGGTGTATCACAGCTTATGAAACATGATCATGTTTCCCATGTACCTGAATAACGGACTCTCTGGTCAGGTTTGGTCCCCGGCAGATCCGAGTGGAATCGTCCATGCTGAGGGCCTATAACGCCGGCACCCGCGCCGCTCCTTTCGAGTCCCTGGTGGTGGCAGACATCGGAGACGTCAACGTCAACGTGTACGACCTGAAGGACACGTGCAGGCGCATCAGGGACGCCTACAGAGACGTCGTGTCCTCGGGCTGCATCCCTCTCACCATGGGCGAGTGTGTCTTTGTGGCATCCGGAACCCACCAAAAAAATTCAAAGCTTTTAATAAGACTTTTTCTCAAGCCACGTCCTAGTGGCTTgagaaaaaataagaaaaatgtctTCTTGGAACCTGCTAAGTTAACATCAGTTTTTTCAAATATTTGTAACATAATGTTTTTTGTGGCAAATAAgagaattacatttttttaatattatttttttattcatacaaattacaaaacccaaaaccagtgaagttggtacgttgtgtaaatggtaattaaaaacagaatacaatgatttgcaaatccttttcaacttatattcagttgaatagactccaaagacaagatatataATATTcgactgagaaactaaatttttttttcaaataatcattaccttagaatttaatggcagcaacaaattgcagaaaagttggcacaggggcatttttaccactgtgttacacggcctttccttttaacaacactcagtaaaagttcaggaactgaggagaccaatttttaaagcttttcaggaggaattatttcccattcttgcttgatttacagcttaagttgttcaacagtccggagtctccattgtcgtattttacgcttcagaatatgccacacattttcaatgggagacaggtctggactacaggcaggccagtctagtacccgcactcttttactatgaagccacgctgttgtaacacgtggcttggcattgtcttgctgaaataagcaggggcgtccatagtaacgttgcttggatggcaacatatgttgcgccaaaacctgtatgtacctttcagcattaatggtgctttcacagatgtgtaagttactcatgccttgggcactaatacacccccatactatcacagatgctgacttttgaactttgcgcctataacaacatccacagtttccaaaaacaatttgaaatgtggactcgtcagaccacagaacacttttccactttgtatcagtccatcttacatgagcttgggcccaacgaagccggccgcgcttctgggtgttgttgataaatggcattagctttgcatagtagagttttaacttgcacttacagacgtaggtaaatggtaaatgggttgtacttgtatagcgcttttctaccttttttaagtaactcaaagcgctttgacactaattccacattcacccattcacacacacacattcacacactgatggcgggagctgccatgcacggcgctaaccaggcccatcaggagcaagggtgaagtgtcttgctcaaggacacaacggacgtgactaggatggtagaaggtggggattgaaccagtaaccctcagattgctggcacggccactctcccaacttcgccacgccgtagggaccaactgtagttactgacagtggttttctgaggtgttcctgagcccatgtggtgatatcctttacgcactgatgttgctttttgatgcagtactgcctgaggaatcgaaggtccgtaatatcatcgcttacgtgcagggatttttacagattttctaaaccttttgatgatcttacataccgtagatggtgaaatccctaaattccttgcgatagctcattgagaaatgttgttcttaaattgttggaaaatttgttcacgcatttgttgacaaagtggtgaccctcgccccatccttgtttgtgaatgactgagcatttcctggaagctgcttttatacccaatcatggcacccacctgttcccaattagcctgttcacttgtgggatgttccaaataagtgtttgatgaggtaacaattagagatgctacctcagtagaagcatttaagtcccatcttaaaactcatttgtatactctagcctttaaatagcccccctgttagaccagttgatctgccgtttcttttcttttctcctctgctccccttttccttgtggaggggggggggcacaggtccggtggccatggatgaagtgctggctgtccagagtcgggacccagggtggaccgctcgcctgtgcatcggctgggaacatctctgcgctgctgacctgtctccgctcgggatggtgtcctgctggccccactatggactggactcttactattatgttggatccactatggactggactctcacaatattatgtcagacccactcgacatccattgctttcggtctcccctagaggggggggttacccacatatgcggtcctctccaaggtttctcatagtcattcacatcgacgtcccactggggtgagtttttccttgcccgtatgtgggctttgtaccgaggatgtcgttgtggcttgtgcagccctttgagacacttgtgatttagggctatataaataaacattgattgattgattgattgattcctcaactttctcagtcttttttgccattcaccttttttgaaacatattgcaggcattacattccaaatgagctaataataacaaagttttccagtacgaacattaagtatcttgtctttgcagtccattcaattgaatataggttgaaaaggatttgcaaatgattgtattttgtttttatttacaatttacacaacatgccaacctcactggttttggggtttgcatGTTTTCTGTGTGAAACTAATTGTGCCACACTTTCAAAAACTCCTCCTTTTTCGAATATTGTgtcaatatttgtgtttttggttTTCCATAGGTGGGGATCACACAATTACATATCCGATCTTGCAAGCCGTTGCTGAAAAGTAAGTATTatcttgttatattattataatggctttttactgtaaatgtgctttaagtgtcaaaaaaggcGGCatatcagaggtgtccaaagtgtggccctggAGCCTTTCGGGGCCCACAGTTTCAGTTTTGTTGTCCCGCAGTATATTGTTGAAgtaaaatcaaacaaaacaagtAACAAtgcaagaaaaaagagcaaaacgaCATCATGTAgtgagaaaaaaattaaattttttgatactaataactaatgCTGTCTCGATATGATATTGATATCGCATATCGATCTGATAAAAGCCAAATAGCAAGTATCGGATTAGCACAAGCTATAGTGTCCTCAATTGAACAATAATGCCGTTAAAACATGAcacttgtcaatataaacaaatattaaatacagatTTAAAGTCCCCAAGGCAGACAGAAGCGTACCGTATTACAATTGTATCcaataacaaacgtgtccgcatcactccACTTACGACGTCATGAGCTTAATAAATTATTGTAACCGCTAAGTGTCGGCACAACAATTATTATCATTTGTGCTTATATTGTATCGACTAATACTcagggctccaatatcggtatggtataaaaaataattatgtaaCCTATAATACAaagttatatttttaaatgtatatatatcatttaggtttttagcattttttacaaaataaaaaaatatcaaaatggcagcTGCATATTTGACTTTtcagtttggacatccctgcacTATATgaataccattattattattattaacattattatgttACAAGGCAGTTAAGCAGAGACAAAAGAGTacttttataaaataatatacagaCTGGAGCAAGAAGCTAGCGAAGCCAAACTAGCGTCTGCAAAAGTAGAGATCAGGAGACGACAgacttttttcttaaactgttcaacaataagctcacgcatttgttgacaaagtggtgaccctcgccccatccttgtttgtgaatgactgagcatttcatggaatctacttttatacccaatcatggctcccacctgttcccaatttgcctgttcacctgtgggatgttccaaataagtgtttgatgagcattcctcaactttatcagtatttattgccacctttcccaacttctttgtcacgtgttgctggcaacaaattctaaagttaatgatttaaaaaaaaaaaaaaaaaaaaagtttatcagtttgaacatcaaatatgttgtctttgtagcatattcaactgaatatgggttgaaaatgatttgcaaatcattgtattccgtttatatttacatctaacacaatttcccaactcatatggaaacggggtttgtacttttctaCCGTGTACTTTACAAACAGGTACGGCCCAGTGGGGCTGATCCACGTGGACGCTCACTCTGATACCAGCGATGTGGTCCTGGGGGAAAAGATCGGCCATGGGACGCCCTTTAGACGATGCGTGGACGAGGGCCTGCTGGACTGCAAGCGAGTGGTGCAGATCGGCCTGCGAGGTTCGGGCTACTCGGCCGACGCGTACGAGTGGAGTCGAGCACAGGTTACCTTCTGGATCTCGTCCATCTTCATGTGCTTCTTTTTCCATAAGTCATACCTCAGTGTATGATCCGTCGCTCCGCTAATCGCTGCCAATTGGTTTTAAACAAGCAGGAATGATTTTTTAGGGGTTTCGTGTGGTGCAAGCGGAGGAGTGCTGGTTCAAATCCCTGGCGCCTTTAATGGCTGAGGTCAGGGGTCAAGTCGGCAGCGGCCCCGTCTACCTCAGTTTCGACATCGACGCTCTCGACCCGGGCTTTGCACCCGGAACAGGAACACCTGAGATCGCCGGGCTCACCCCCATACAGGTACACGAGTTGTCGCGATATCACGAGGTCGTCGCGTATCAGCGAGCAGACCCTTTTCACGTGTCGTGTGGATCCAGGGGGTGGAGATCATTCGCGGCTGCCGTGGACTCAGCCTGGTGGGTTGTGACCTGGTTGAAGTGTCTCCGCCCTACGATACAacaggtacttgattttgatattgtGCTATTACTTGTAGTTTATGCAAGAtggatgctaacattagcatgctagcttgttaacattagcatgctaacatttttagcaaaCTACGCCGTCGTACACCTAAGAgtgatataacttggtacctgatgTGCATTAACTactagcatgctaccattagcatgctaactttttaagcccaTTTTTTTAGCCATACATTGCAGAGTCATATACTGGTATGGTacttatcatcaatcaatcaatcagtcaatatagcccttaatcacaagtgtctcaaagggctgcacaagccacaatgacatcctcggcccacatcagggcaagaaaaaactccacACAATGGGAACATATACTACCTTTAACATggtaacgttatcatgctaactttttagactTATATTtcagccatacacctcagagtcatacactGGTATGGTACATATGCTActagtagcatgctaactttttaggccTATTATTCagccatacacctcagtgtcatataacttggtacgtgacacatgttaactgtaaaCATACTAACAttagaggcctactgaaacccactactaccgaccacgcagtcggatagtttatatatcaatgatgaaatcttaacattgcaacacatgccaatacggccgggttagcttactaaaatgcaattttaaatttcgcgcaaaatatcctgctgaaaacgtctcggtatgatgacgtcagcgcgtgacgtcacggattgtagaggacattttgggacagcatggtggccagctattaagtcgtctgttttcatcgcaaaattccacagtattctggacatctgtgttggtgaatcttttgcaatttgttcaatgaacaatggagacagcaaagaagaaagctgtaggtgggaagcggtgtattgcgggcggctgcagcaacacaaacacagccggtgtttcattgtttacattcccgaaagatgacagtcaagctttaccattggccagtggagaactgggactacagagactcttaccaggaggattttgagttggatgcgcagacgcggtaccgtgagtacgcatgcagctgcggcttccaaacatttgatcgcttgcccgtacgtgcgtgccgctatgtgcatgtcacgtacgtaactttggggactttggggaaatatatgtgctgtatgaactttggggaggtgaacggtactttgggctgtgggattgagtgtgttgtgcaggtgtttgagttgtattggcgggttatatggacgggagggggggaggtgtttgttatgcgggattaatttgtggcatattaaatataagcctggttgtgttgtggctaatagggtatatatatgtcttgtgtttatttactgttttagtcattcccagctgaatatcaggtcccacccgcctctcacagcatcttccctatctgaattgctcccactgtcctctagtccttcactctcactttcctcatccacaaatctttcatcctcgctcaaattaatggggaaatcgtcgctttctcggtccgaatcgctctcgctgctggtggccatgattgtaaacaatgtgcagatgtgaggagctccacaacctgtgacgtcacgcgcatatcgtctgctacttccggtacaggcaaggcttttttatcagcgaccaaaagttgcgaactttatcgtcgatgttctctactaaatcctttcagaaaaaatatggcaatatcgcgaaatgatcaagtatgacacatagaatggacctgctatccccgtttaaattagaaaatcgcatttcagtaggcctttagcatgctaacttttagagcAAATGTTGCCATTGTACACCTCGCAGTCATATATCTTGGggattgacgcatgctaactgttagcatgcaaacagttggcgatacaagcagttcctgcagcgtgtttacttgtttgtgatatcacgtgcaacacaagcagtcctgctgcgtgtttaTTTGCGTGTGACATcgtgtgcgatactagcagtcctgcagcgtgtttacttgtgtgtgatatcatgtgtgatacaagcagtcctgcagcgtgtttacttgtgtgtgatatcaggtgagatacaagcagtcatgcagggtgcttacttgtgtgtgatatcatgtgcgatacaagcagtcctgcagcttgtctacttgtgtgtgatatcatgtgcgatacaagcaggcctgcagcgtgtttacttgtgtgtgatatcatgtgcaatacaagcagtcctgcagttgtctacttgtgtgtgatgtcatgtgcaatacaagcagtcctgcagcgtgtttacttgtgtgtgatatcaggtgcgatacaagcagtcctgcagcgtgtttacttgtgtgtgatatcatgtgcgatgcaagcagtcctgcagcttgtctacttgtgtgtgatgtcatgtgcgatacaagcagtcctgcagcgtgtttacttgtgtctgatatcaggtgcgatacaagcagtcctgcagcttgtctgcttgtgtgtgatatcatatgcgatacaagcagtcctgcagttgtctacttgtgtgtgatatcatgtgcaatacaagcagtcctgcagttgtctacttgtgtgtgatgtcatgtgcaatacaagcagtcctgcagtgtgtttacttgtgtgtgatatcaggtgcgatacaagcagtcctgcagcgtgtttacttgtgtgtgatatcatgtgcgatacaagcagtcctgcagggtgcttacttgtgtgtgatatcatgtgcaatacaagcagtcctgcagcgtgtttacttgtgtgtgatatcatgtgcaatgcaagcagtcctgcagcttgtctacttgtgtgtgatacagtgtttcccacacattcatttatttgtggcggcctgccacgaaagaattacgtccgccacaaatggatttttcggcttttgactcgctcgaccgctcataaaagcaatgggactctgtctgtgaatgtaccttgtagttacaactccggtgcagtaggtggcggtagcctactatgcattgtaactccgccaatagcacttaattcacctggtgggccagaagaagaagaagaagaagacggcggagtaaaagaacggaccgaccggatcaaaatacgagggtaatataggttgtaggtagataagttatagctgcatcgctcgcggctcgtcatatatttaacattaatcctcgatttcaccgagcgtttcactcacggtgagcagcctgacgctgcttcattaacaccgccgctgttgtcacgtcacgtgttaccataccgacgagctaacgtgtccaggttataaccccgttgtcaataaacacacgtggagacggtgcttcagatactgcattaataatgaagctaaattgtccactgtccactgcagcatgtgaatgcaatgaaaagaatgaaatctgagccaaccagctgttgaaatgttgtccaggttaatgttttggtcattaaaggcccttcatttcaagatttcaactgtgatcgggctttaaacaggtggctgacctgttcagatgggtgtaactcaggggtgctcacactttttctgcaggcgagctacttttcatttgatcaagtcgtggggatctacctcattcatatatatataatttatatttacttatttatgaaatatatgtttttgttaacaagttaaaggtgtttaatgataatgcaagcatgtttaacacatatagttaatattgttaataaattaaaggtgtttaatgataatacaagtatgtttaatacatatagttaatattgttaacaagttaaaggtgtttaaagataatacaagcatgtttaacacatattgttaataaattaaaggtgtttaatgataatacaagtatgtttaatacatatagttaatattgttaacaagttaaaggtgtttaatgacaatacaagcatgtttaacacatatagttaatattgttaacaagttaaaggtgtttaaagataatacaagcatgtttaacacacatagttaatattgttaacaagttaaaggtatttaaaaataatacaagcatgtttaacacatatagattcctttctttcatgaagacaagaatataagttggtgtattacctgattgtgatgacttgcattgataggaatcagacagtggtgctgataacgtccgcattttcgaatggaggagaaaaaaagtcctcctttctgtccaataccacatgaaagtggttggtttttgccatcttatttgtccagcttctgtactcctttgtatacactttacaagaaatacattgtcggcaaactccgtagcttgctagcttgtgcacgccagctttctgagactcttattttgttagcgcaactgtgcagtcggtctttggagttttgacgacaggtacggcgccagagtctgttgaaataaagtgtttctcgccttcctgtcggtaattttaatgagctaaatatgtacataaagtgttgtacttatattccaactccgcgttcttcttggtcatcgccgctgccgccgtcaccccccgccccctgaccacaccaccacaaatagatgcctgtcctgtgggaaacactggtgatatcatgtgcgatacaagcaggacAAAATGTCCTTCCATGAGGATGCCATAATAGTGTTAAGAAGATAAGTGCTGAGCCAACATGTTGATTGTAAACAACAGCTGGTGGCACATCTAACATTTTATAGTGCATGCAGAGCTAGATAAAGCTGCAGGATGACCACTGATCATACTTCAAATGCagcttgactgtttttttttaatatggtgcAAATTAGAGACTGGTAGCTTATAGAAGAGGACACCCCTGTTCAAGAACATGCACCTGTTGCATAAAAGAGATTGTGGTTGATCAAATATGGATTATAGTTGTTTTATTTAGAAGTGTTATTTTAGTAAATGTTGTGTTTCCCCCTCCGACAGGAAACACTGCCCTGACAGCTGCCAACCTCCTCTTTGAAATGTTGTGTGTGCTCCCAAATGTCAAATACTACTGATTGTCAGCAAGCTGAACTTTATATGTCACGTATcaccaacattcttctatttCTGGTCTGAAATCATATTTGACAATACATACCAAGGTGTCACGTACAAGAGAAGTGTATCAAATGTGCCACATGGGGGTGCAAGTGAGTGGATTTATTCACATATTTACATTAAAACACTTGAATAGGAGTTTCACCAACGCATTTATTGTGTATTTTATGACAATGCCTTATGTGAAGAGATGTTTGCATCAAATTGAGGCAATTAAAGTCCAAAATTCATTACACTTTGTTCCTTATTGTATACTCACTACTGGATTAGGGCTCTGAATCTTTGGGCAGCGATTCGATTCGTGGGGGTAAtcgattcccgattcaaaatcgatacttttttaataacattgggtgccagttctatgattaactacattcttccataaaataaacaaacagctcttataacatttttattttacttaaaataaaactacttttgtttaataaaattttaCCCAACATTTAattgaaaatgtgttttatttttagggaccgaatgtccctttgggacagaggaccctattgtaattgtaaggttttattctttctttattataccgccgcctctttgagctgtaatttgacccccttaacatgcttcaaaactcaccaaatttgacacacacatcaggactggcgaaaaccccaaaactcaaaattgcgctctagcgcccccgaggaagaaaacacagacaaaactgcctgtcgtagagacatgaaacaaaaacctctatgaaggtctcacttagacctagatttcatacactgacatcctttagcaaaaatcaacaggaaatttgcaattcccccttcagtacAAGAGTTTTGTAAAAtaagtcacctttgcctctttgagctgtaatttgacccccttaacatgcttcaaaaatcaccaaactggacacacacatcaggactggcgaaaattgcaatctaataaaaaaacctaaccccaaaactcaaaattgcgctctagcgccccctaggaagaaaacacaaacaaaactgctcctaggaagaaaacacagacaaaactgcctgtaacttccagtaggaaacaatgaaacaaaaacctctatgtaggtctcacttagacctacatttcatttattgacaacccccagcaaaaatcaacag encodes the following:
- the agmat gene encoding guanidino acid hydrolase, mitochondrial, with the translated sequence MWNKVVFSSRSTSRLFFFSRPLRPSVCERLRPNPSRPNSGKSFNVPPSAEFVARVSGIPTMAKLPYTNKMAGLDAAFIGVPIDTGTSNRPGARFGPRQIRVESSMLRAYNAGTRAAPFESLVVADIGDVNVNVYDLKDTCRRIRDAYRDVVSSGCIPLTMGGDHTITYPILQAVAEKYGPVGLIHVDAHSDTSDVVLGEKIGHGTPFRRCVDEGLLDCKRVVQIGLRGSGYSADAYEWSRAQGFRVVQAEECWFKSLAPLMAEVRGQVGSGPVYLSFDIDALDPGFAPGTGTPEIAGLTPIQGVEIIRGCRGLSLVGCDLVEVSPPYDTTGNTALTAANLLFEMLCVLPNVKYY